A part of Neoarius graeffei isolate fNeoGra1 chromosome 8, fNeoGra1.pri, whole genome shotgun sequence genomic DNA contains:
- the LOC132890335 gene encoding uncharacterized protein LOC132890335, with protein MTSLWILLLSLNIIIPAQSVDFSKPSFLSVKSGECVTLNCSFRDIDLSESLFWYKQIFGEMPQKVGGKITYQDINISPMFNTSGFKMEQTENGVSLTISHVKKEDEGFYYCGKFSFHEATFITGTVLAVRGDGDVKVSVIQSGVLDSVPAGASVTLQCSVLSESRAAEHQVLWFRAASPQSHPQIIYTHHSSSRQCESGSSTHTCVYDFSKNILSINDTGTYYCAVAMCGKIIFGNGTRVQLENSPKCVIYLAVVVAVCVVVIFAQAFIICKMKNCQQTRDF; from the exons ATGAcatcactgtggattcttctctTATCTCTGAACATCATCA TTCCAGCCCAATCTGTGGATTTTTCCAAACCATCATTTCTCTCAGTGAAGTCTGGAGAATGTGTGACTCTTAACTGCTCATTTAGAGACATTGATCTGAGTGAAAGTTTGTTCTGGTACAAACAAATATTTGGAGAAATGCCTCAAAAAGTGGGAGGAAAAATAACTTATCAAGATATCAACATTTCCCCCATGTTCAATACGTCAGGATTTAAAATGGAGCAGACTGAGAACGGCGTTTCTCTGACAATCTCACATGTAAAAAAAGAAGACGAAGGATTTTACTACTGCGGGAAATTTTCCTTTCACGAAGCTACGTTCATCACAGGAACTGTCTTGGCTGTAAGAG GTGATGGAGATGTAAAAGTGTCAGTGATCCAGAGCGGCGTGTTGGACTCGGTTCCTGCAGGAGCGTCAGTGACTCTGCAGTGCTCGGTTCTTTCTGAGAGCAGAGCAGCAGAACACCAAGTGCTCTGGTTCAGAGCTGCTTCACCACAATCCCATCCTCAAATCATTTACACTCATCACAGCAGCAGCCGTCAGTGTGAGAGCGGCTCTTCTACACACACCTGTGTGTACGACTTCTCCAAGAACATCCTCAGCATCAATGATACTGGAACTTACTACTGCGCTGTGGCCATGTGTGGGAAGATCATTTTTGGGAACGGGACTCGAGTACAGTTGGAGAACTCTCCAAAATGTG TGATCTACCTCGCAGTGGTGGTGGCAGTGTGTGTGGTTGTGATCTTCGCTCAAGCTTTTATAATCTGTAAAATGAAGAACTGTCAACAAACCAGAG ATTTCTAA
- the LOC132890337 gene encoding uncharacterized protein LOC132890337, whose amino-acid sequence MERTLAKINPHPVQPGRRWVAAQSLTESGVYQPDKELSVDIGDSATLQCCISENVVGVIDWFKQPNRKKPQIIVKLFKDVGETFSIEFQNPGFQTEKHLNCFNLTILNIIQSDEAMYYCALTIPSLVFADGTYLKIKGEHVTIESETSKPALGDNSVGCEPTLHGNSTNMNTQEKTVLGLGTALGLCALLIFCLIYFILRRRKWDKSKLNASGENSPGMNQVRESEAETLNYAAVHFSKRKPKAETKKSGSSDECVYADVKKTARCNINDS is encoded by the exons ATGGAGAGGACCCTCGCCAAGATCAACCCAC ATCCAGTCCAACCTGGTAGACGCTGGGTTGCTGCACAATCCCTCACAGAGTCAGGAGTTTATCAGCCTGATAAAGAGCTCAGTGTGGATATCGGAGACTCGGCGACTCTGCAGTGTTGTATTTCTGAAAATGTAGTTGGGGTGATCGACTGGTTTAAGCAACCAAACAGAAAAAAACCTCAGATTATagtcaaactctttaaagatgttgGTGAAACATTTTCCATTGAATTCCAAAATCCTGGTTTTCAGACAGAAAAACATTTAAACTGCTTCAATTTGACCATTTTAAACATCATTCAGTCTGATGAAGCCATGTACTACTGTGCACTGACGATACCCAGCCTTGTGTTTGCAGATGGAACTTATTTAAAAATTAAAG GTGAACATGTTACTATTGAATCAGAAACATCTAAACCAGCTCTGGGTGATAATTCAGTGGGCTGTGAACCAACACTGCATGGAAACAGCACTAACATGAACACACAAGAGAAAACAG TGCTCGGTTTGGGAACGGCTTTGGGTTTGTGTGCACTTCTGATTTTCTGTCTCATTTATTTCATACTGAGGAGAAGAAAATGGGATAAAAGTAAGT TAAACGCTTCTGGAGAAAATTCTCCAGGAATGAATCAGGTACGT GAATCTGAAGCTGAAACACTGAATTATGCAGCTGTGCATTTCTCTAAGAGGAAACCCAAAGCTGAAACAAAGAAATCTGGTTCATCAGATGAGTGTGTGTACGCTGATGTGAAGAAAACTGCACGCTGTAACATAAATGATTCATAA
- the LOC132890336 gene encoding uncharacterized protein LOC132890336, which yields MTSLWILLLSLNIITPAQSVDFSKPSFLSVKSGERVTLNCSFTDTNLGGSLFWYKQIFGEMPQKVGGKFTYQDINISPMFNTSGFKMEQTENSVSLTISHVKKEDGGFYYCGKFSFHEATFITGTVLAVRGDGDVKVSVIQSGVLDSVPAGASVTLQCSVLSESRAAEHQVLWFRAASPQSHPQIIYTHHNSSRQCESGSSTHTCVYDFSKNILSINDTGTYYCAVAVCGKIIFGNGTRVQLENSPKFGW from the exons ATGAcatcactgtggattcttctctTATCTCTGAACATCATCA CTCCAGCCCAATCTGTGGATTTTTCCAAACCATCATTTCTCTCAGTGAAGTCTGGAGAACGTGTGACTCTTAACTGCTCATTTACAGACACTAATCTGGGTGGAAGTTTGTTCTGGTACAAACAAATATTTGGAGAAATGCCTCAAAAAGTGGGAGGAAAATTTACTTATCAAGATATCAACATTTCCCCCATGTTCAATACGTCAGGATTTAAAATGGAGCAGACTGAGAACAGCGTTTCTCTGACAATCTCACATGTAAAAAAAGAAGACGGAGGATTTTACTACTGCGGGAAATTTTCCTTTCACGAAGCTACGTTCATCACAGGAACTGTCTTGGCTGTAAGAG GTGATGGAGATGTAAAAGTGTCAGTGATCCAGAGCGGTGTGTTGGACTCAGTTCCTGCAGGAGCGTCAGTGACTCTGCAGTGCTCGGTTCTCTCTGAGAGCAGAGCAGCAGAACACCAAGTGCTCTGGTTCAGAGCTGCTTCACCACAATCCCATCCTCAAATCATTTACACTCATCACAACAGCAGCCGTCAGTGTGAGAGCGGCTCTTCTACACACACCTGTGTGTACGACTTCTCCAAGAACATCCTCAGCATCAATGATACTGGAACTTACTACTGCGCTGTGGCCGTGTGTGGGAAGATCATTTTTGGGAACGGGACTCGAGTACAGTTGGAGAACTCTCCAAAATTTGGTTGGTAA